The window CAATCCGCCTTGTTCACAACGGTGACGACTGCGGCTACGACTGGCAGTGTTAACAATATGCATGATACACAGACACCGCTTGGCAGTATAACTCCGCTGGCACTGATGATGCTTAATAATGTGTTCGGAGGCAAAGGCGTCGGCTTGGTGAACATGCTGATGTACGCCATCCTCGCTGTCTTCCTCTGCGGACTGATGGTCGGCAGGACACCGGAATTTCTCGGCCGCAAGATTGAAGCCCGGGAGATGAAGCTGATCGCGGTCGCCATTCTGATCCATCCGCTGATTATTCTGGTTCCTACCGCCGCCTCATTCCTGACGGATTTGGGTCAAGGTGCAATCAGTAATCCGGGATACCACGGTCTTACACAAGTCCTGTACGAATACGTCTCTTCTGCGGCGAACAACGGTTCAGGCTTTGAGGGGCTTGCGGATAATAATACCTTCTGGAATATGATGACCGGGGTGGTCATGCTGCTCGGACGGTATGTTTCCGTTATCGCTCTGCTGGCTGTTGCAGGTTCGCTCCTCCGCAAGCAACCTGTTCCGGAGACGATCGGCACCTTCCGCACAGACAACGGCCTGTTCACCGGTATTCTTATCGCCACGGTGCTGATTATCGGTGCGCTGACATTCCTGCCGGTTGTGGTACTTGGGCCGATTGCTGAACATTTGACTCTACGCTAGGGGAGAGGAAGAACAGAAATGAGTACTGTACAGAAAAAGAAACTGCTGAGTGGCCCGATGATACGAAGTGCGGTCAAGGACAGCTTTGTGAAGCTGAATCCGGTGACCTTAATGAAGAATCCGGTCATGTTCGTTGTTGAAATAGGTACGTTTATTGTCCTGCTGATGGTGATGTTCCAAGGTTACTTTAAGTCAACTGAAGCTATAGGATTCAATATTACGGTATTCTTCATCCTGCTGGTTACTGTATTGTTCGCCAACTTCGCAGAAGCACTTGCGGAGGGGCGCGGCAAAGCGCAGGCGGATTCCCTAAAGAAGACGAAACAGGATATCTCCGCGAACAAGGTGGCTGGAGGTTCGATTAAGGTCGTAGCTTCTTCCGAGCTGCGCAAAGGAGATATCGTCGTAGTCAGCCAAGGTGAACTGATTCCCGGCGACGGTGAAGTCATTGAAGGCTTGGCCTCAGTGGATGAATCCGCGATTACGGGCGAGTCGGCTCCTGTCATTAAGGAAGCGGGCGGAGACTTCAACTCGGTAACCGGCGGCACCAGAGTTGTTAGTGATGAGATTAAGGTGCGGATTACCAGTGATCCCGGCGAGTCCTTCCTGGACCGGATGATTTCCTTGGTCGAAGGGGCGAAGCGCCAGAAGACACCGAACGAAATCGCGCTGAATACCCTTTTGATCAGCTTGACGATTATATTTATGATTGTTGTGGTTACGCTGCGTCCTATTGCGGCCTACCTTAACGTTGATCTGGAAATACCGGTATTGATCGCACTGCTGGTCTGTCTAATCCCAACGACAATCGGCGGACTGCTCTCGGCTATCGGGATAGCGGGGATGGACCGTGTGACCCAATTCAACGTACTGGCGATGTCCGGCAAGGCTGTTGAAGCCGCCGGGGATATCAATACGATGATTCTGGATAAGACCGGGACGATTACCTTCGGGAACCGGATGGCGAGCGAATTTGTTCCTGTTGGCAAGGAGACGGAGGAAGATGTGGCCGTATGGTCAGTGCTCAGCTCACTAAAGGATGAGACCCCGGAAGGACGTTCTGTCATTGAACTCGTCAAAAAGCTGGGATATAACTACGATACCGGACTTGCGTCAGGAGCAGAGTTCATAGAATTCCGGGCTGAAACCAGGATGAGTGGAATGGATCTGTCGGATGGACATAAAGTCCGCAAAGGGGCCGTGGATTCCGTCAAACGTTGGGTGGCTTCTCAAGGAGGAGTCATACCGGATAACCTGGATCAGCAATCGAACATCATTGCCGGCAAAGGCGGCACTCCGCTCGCTGTAGCAGTAGATAACCGCATCTACGGACTCATTTACCTGAAGGATACCGTTAAGCCTGGAATGAAGGAGCGGTTCGAAGAGCTGCGTAAAATGGGAATCAAAACCATTATGTGTACTGGTGACAACCCGCTTACTGCAGCAACGATAGCCGCTGAAGCGGGTGTGGACGGATTTATTGCCGAAAGTACACCGGAGAACAAAATAGAGGTCATTCGCCGTGAGCAGAAGGAAGGCAAGCTGGTGGCCATGACGGGTGACGGCACCAACGATGCGCCGGCACTGGCGCAAGCGGATGTGGGGCTGGCAATGAACAGCGGCACTTCAGCTGCCAAAGAAGCGGCCAATATGGTTGATCTGGACTCCGACCCGTCCAAGATTATTGAGGTTGTGGCGATCGGCAAGCAGCTGCTCATGACACGTGGCGCACTGACCACGTTCAGTATCGCCAATGATATTGCCAAGTATTTTGCCATCATCCCCGCGATGTTCACACTGGCTATTCCGGAGATGGAAGTGCTGAATATTATGGGACTTGGCTCGCCAAGCTCGGCGATTATCTCCGCGCTGATCTTTAACGCGATCATTATCCCGCTGCTGATCCCGCTTGCCATGAGGGGCGTATCCTATAAGCCAATGAGCTCCACCAGGCTGCTGCGGCGCAATATTTTCATCTATGGGTTCGGTGGAGTGGTTGTGCCTTTCCTCGGCATTAAGCTGATTGATATGGTTGTCAGCCTTTGGATCTAGAGTAATTAGTTATAGCGGCAGAAAGGATGAACATTAATAATGTTAAATCATGAATCCAACCAGCAATCTTCCATTTCCAAAACCTCTTATTTCATAAGCATAGTAAGACTCAGCGCCGTATTTATTATTCTTTGCGGAATTGTTTATCCGCTGGCCTCGACTGCGCTTGCCCAGGTATTTATGCCTTCTCAGGCTAACGGCAGCCTGCTGAAGAACAGCAGCGGCGAGGTTGTCGGCTCCGAGCTGATCGGACAGAGCTTCACAGATCCGTCGTTATTTCAAGGCCGGGTATCGAGCATTAATTACAAGGCTGAAGCTTCGGGCTCGAACAATTATGGCCCGTCCAATCCGGATATGCTGCAGCGTACCAGTGAGAGTATCGCACAATGGAAGAAGGATAACCCGGAGGTGCCAATTAGTGAATTGCCCGTTGATCTGATTACGAATTCCGGATCGGGTCTTGATCCCCATATCTCGCCTGCAGCTGCCAGGGTGCAAATTCCCAGAATCAGTAACCTGACCGGCATTCCAGCGGATCAGCTTGAGGAGCTGATAGTGAAGACGACCGAAGGCCGTGACCTGGGCGTGTTCGGCGAGGAACGTGTAAATGTGCTGAAGCTCAATTTGGCTCTTTCAGAATTATCTGCGAAATAATCCGGCTCTTGCCCTGTCCGCGCGGTTTGCGGGCAGGGTACTTGCCGGTTATGGATGGAGGATAGGTATGGCCCCTTATAAACGTAAAAGCCCGGAAGAAATCCTGTATTCCATCTACAAGCTGCACCGGGGCAGATTAAAGATAATCATCGGTTCTGTTAGCGGCTCGGGCAAAACTTATCATATGCTGGAGGAAGGCAAGCTGCTGAAGCAGCAGGGGATTGATGTGGTGATCAGTGCTGTTTCGACTATGGGACGGTCTGAAACTGTCCAGCAGCTGGCGGATCTTGAACGAATACCCAGCATCCATTGGTGGCAGGGCAGCAAGGAGCAGAAGGATCTTCCACTAGAGACCATAATTGAACGCAATCCGGAAGTGGTCCTGGTGGATGGCCTGGCCCACCGTAACCGTGACGGAGCCCGTTTTCCGACAAGACTGGAAGATATCCGCTACTTAATGGACAACGGCATCAGCATTATTACGACGATTAATGTTTATGAGCTGGGTGGAGTAGGCGAAATCATTTTTCAAATGACGGGGATCCGTTCAGAAGAGACGGTTCCGCTGAATACCCTGGAGCTTGCGGATGAAGTGCGGCTGATCGATGTATCGCCAGAGACGATTCTTAAGCGGATTGATGAAGGCATCCTGGGTGATCAGGCGCATCCTGCAATGTCACGCAGAGGAAACCTCGGCGTGCTCCGTGAACTGTCGCTGCGTTTGGTGGCAGAGGGTGTGAATGAATCGCTGGAGAAACACCGCGAAGCTGAAGGACTCACAGGACCCTCGGGTGCAACGGAGCGGATTCTGGTCTCCAGCCAGTACCACTGGAACGGCTCGCTCTACGTAAGGAGAGGCCAGCAGATTGCTAAGCGCCTAAACGGTGATCTGCGGGTTGTAACCTTTGTATTGCCTAACCGCAAACTGACCAAGGATCAGCAGACCTTCAAGCGCTCGATCATGAAGCTGGTTGACCGGGTGGAAGGGAAATTTGAAGAGCTTCCGCTGGACCATATCCGCCAGCTGCCCTCTGTCCTTGTACGGTATGCCACGCAAAATAACGTGACCCGGATTGTGATGGGGCATTCGAAAAAAAGCCGCTGGCAGGAAAAGTGGCAGGGCTCCATTGCGAATCAGGTGCTGCGGAAAACGCGGAATATCGACGTGTTTCTGATGGCAGACCGGGTGCAGCAGGACGGGGAACGGATTTTACCGGTCAAATCGCAATCCGATAGCTCAGAAGAGCCTTTTCACCGTCTGACCCGTCAAGAGCTGGAACGGAAGATTGAAACGATTAGGCGAGGAACCTTCAAGGTCTATATCGGTGCGGCTCCCGGAGTAGGCAAAACCTATAAAATGCTGCAGGAAGGCAATCTTTTGCTAAACCGGGGGATCGACGTGGTAATAGGACTGCTGGAAACCCACGGAAGAAAAGAAACCCAGGCGCAGATTGGCGGGTTACCACTGATTCCGCGGGCTAGGATTCCCTATCAGTCCACTCAGCTGGAAGAAATGGATACTGAGGCAATTATATCCCGCCACCCGGAGGTTGTACTGGTGGATGAGCTGGCCCATACCAATGTGCCCGGCAGTCAGAGCGGTAAGCGGTATGAGGATGTTATCCGTCTTTTAGAAAACGGTATTTCTGTCATCACTACAGTGAATGTTCAGCATCTCGAAAGTCTGAACGATGCTGTAGCCCAGCTAACTGGTGTAAGGGTTCGCGAGACCGTGCCGGATGCGATACTCAAAATGGCTGGAGAAGTCGAGCTGATCGACGTCACGCCGCAAATGCTGCAGGAACGGATGCGGGAAGGGAAAATATACGCCTCCGATAAGGTGAATCAGGCGCTGGAATCCTTTTTTAAGCTCGGCAATCTAATCGCGCTGCGCGAGCTGGCCCTGCGTGAAATTGCTGATGATGTAGATGAACGGCTGGAAGCATGGGACCGGGATACGTCCCTGCGCGGTCCCTGGAGCAGACGTGAGGTTATCTTTGTGTGTGTGGATCTGGGGCCGCAGGCAGAACGGTTGATCCGCCGCGGCTTCCGTATCGCCCACCGCTTAAAGGCAGAATGGTATGTGAATTATGTGCATTGCGGGGCGCCCCTCATGGATGATGAGCAGAAGCGGCTTGAGACACTGCGGCATTTGACAGAAAGGTTAGGCGGAAAAATGGAAACTGCCGAGGCGGGCAGCAGCGGTAATTTTCATGAGCACCTGTTAAGCCGGATAAATGAAGTGCATACGACCCAGCTGATTATCGGGCAATCTCGAAGAGCGGTATGGCAGTCCTTTTTCAAGGAAAGCTTTGTACATTTCCTGCTCCGGAACGCGCGCCATATGGATATGCTGATTGTAGCGGATTTGAGGAAGTGTTGAAATCAAAAAGCGGCAATGTTATGATACGAATACCTAAATGACAGGAGTTGACAAGGATAATGTAGGATTTCTTGCGCTTATATAAAACAATAAAACAGTTCCAGCGAGTTCTATTTCGCTTGTTTTATTCTTTATGTGCAAGAAGGTTACATTATCCGTTCACTCAGAATAATAGCCTTATCCAGTACCGCCAGGTGACTGGGTTTGCTGTATTTATTTGAGCTGCGGAAAGCTAACTTTCTTGCAGCTCATTTTTTTATACAGGAGGATTACTTCATGTCATTAATTAATGTGTCGAACTTAACGTTTGCCTATGACGGCAGCTACGATAACATTTTTGAGAAGGTAAGCTTTCAGCTGGATACGGATTGGAAGCTAGGATTTACGGGAAGAAACGGAAGAGGAAAGACGACCTTTCTGAAGTTGCTGCTCGGTAAATACGAATATAGCGGAAGCATCTCGGCAAAAGTCAGCTTTGAATATTTCCCGTTCACCGTGGAGCACAAAGAATATCTGACCCTGGATGTGATTGAAGAGATTTGCCCGGATGCCCAACAGTGGCAGTTCGTGCGCGAGCTATCCTTGCTGCAGGTTTCAGATGATGTACTGTATCGTCCTTTTGATTCGCTGTCGAACGGAGAGCAGACGAAGGTGCTGCTTGCGGCGTTATTTTTGAAGGAAGACAGCTTTCTGCTGATCGATGAACCGACGAATCATCTCGATATGGAGGCAAGACAGCTTGTCAGTGATTATCTCAAAGGGAAAAGCGGCTATATTCTGGTATCCCATGACAGGGCCTTCCTGGATAATTGTGTAGATCATATTCTCTCCATCAACAAGACCGGTATCGACATTCAAAAAGGCAATTTCTCCGAGTGGTGGGACAATAAAAAGAGGCAGGATGCCTATGAGCTTGCGGAGAATGACAAGCTGCGTACAGACATCAAACGCCTGTCGGATGCCGCCAAACGCACTAGCAACTGGTCACATGAAGTAGAGAAGACAAAAAACGGCACAAGGAATTCAGGTTCGAAGTTAGACAAAGGATATGTCGGACATAAAGCCGCCAAAATGATGAAGCGCTCGAAATCCATCGAGCAAAGGCAGCAGACGGCCATCGACGAGAAATCCAAGCTTCTTCAGAATATAGAGAGCTCCAGCAGCCTGAAAATCACCCAGCTAGCTTATCATAAGAAACAGCTTGCCGAATTCGACCATGTCTCCATTCATTACGGGGAGCGGACGGTCTGTACTGACGTTAACTTTGTAATTGAACAGGGGGAGCGTATTGCCCTCTCCGGCAAAAACGGTTCCGGGAAATCCAGTCTGCTCAAACTGCTCACCGGTGATAATATAAGCTATTCCGGTACTGTCAGAACGGGCAGCCAGCTGAAAATCTCCTATGTATCCCAGGATACTTCATTCCTGCAGGGCAGCTTATCAGAGTATGCTCGGCAGCATGATCTTAATGAAAGCCTGTTTAAAGCGATCCTGAGAAAGCTCGATTTTGCCAGACTGCAGTTTGAAAAAGATTTGTCATCGTACAGCGGGGGCCAAAAGAAGAAAGTGCTGATCGCCCGGAGTCTTAGTGAAAAAGTTCATCTGCATATCTGGGATGAGCCGCTAAATTATATTGATATCATCTCCCGGATGCAAATTGAGGAGCTGCTGCTTGAATTCACACCAACCTTGCTGTTTGTTGAGCATGACCGGGAGTTTTGCAGGAACATTGCTACTAAGGTTATTGAACTTTAATCCGAAATCAGCTCTTCATCTAAAGCATCCGCGCGCCAGTTGACCGGTTACAGAATCATATCCTTTCCCAAGCTATCCACCGAGCATATTCCCGCCAAAAAGCCGCGGTTATCGCGGCTTTTTGGCGGGATGCTTGTATCCGCGAATCTGCACCTCACTTAATGCCTTGGCCCACCCGGTTCATGAAAATATTCAATACCTTGTGGCTGGTGTTCTCAGCCTTCCGGACCCCGTACAGATAGTGCTTCTTGGCATCCGTGATAAGTAGCGGAATCATGGTGATATCGGCCCCGGCCTTTATCCACGGATAGCCCTTAAGGGAGAAGTCGGTAGCTATCGTAACCGCGAGATTCTCTCTTACTGCCCTATGTATCGCTTCCACATGATTGGTGCGGAATAGAACATCTGCTGTATCCCCGAGCTGGGCGACTATATTAGCAA of the Paenibacillus pedocola genome contains:
- a CDS encoding Lsa family ABC-F type ribosomal protection protein is translated as MSLINVSNLTFAYDGSYDNIFEKVSFQLDTDWKLGFTGRNGRGKTTFLKLLLGKYEYSGSISAKVSFEYFPFTVEHKEYLTLDVIEEICPDAQQWQFVRELSLLQVSDDVLYRPFDSLSNGEQTKVLLAALFLKEDSFLLIDEPTNHLDMEARQLVSDYLKGKSGYILVSHDRAFLDNCVDHILSINKTGIDIQKGNFSEWWDNKKRQDAYELAENDKLRTDIKRLSDAAKRTSNWSHEVEKTKNGTRNSGSKLDKGYVGHKAAKMMKRSKSIEQRQQTAIDEKSKLLQNIESSSSLKITQLAYHKKQLAEFDHVSIHYGERTVCTDVNFVIEQGERIALSGKNGSGKSSLLKLLTGDNISYSGTVRTGSQLKISYVSQDTSFLQGSLSEYARQHDLNESLFKAILRKLDFARLQFEKDLSSYSGGQKKKVLIARSLSEKVHLHIWDEPLNYIDIISRMQIEELLLEFTPTLLFVEHDREFCRNIATKVIEL
- the kdpB gene encoding potassium-transporting ATPase subunit KdpB, whose translation is MSTVQKKKLLSGPMIRSAVKDSFVKLNPVTLMKNPVMFVVEIGTFIVLLMVMFQGYFKSTEAIGFNITVFFILLVTVLFANFAEALAEGRGKAQADSLKKTKQDISANKVAGGSIKVVASSELRKGDIVVVSQGELIPGDGEVIEGLASVDESAITGESAPVIKEAGGDFNSVTGGTRVVSDEIKVRITSDPGESFLDRMISLVEGAKRQKTPNEIALNTLLISLTIIFMIVVVTLRPIAAYLNVDLEIPVLIALLVCLIPTTIGGLLSAIGIAGMDRVTQFNVLAMSGKAVEAAGDINTMILDKTGTITFGNRMASEFVPVGKETEEDVAVWSVLSSLKDETPEGRSVIELVKKLGYNYDTGLASGAEFIEFRAETRMSGMDLSDGHKVRKGAVDSVKRWVASQGGVIPDNLDQQSNIIAGKGGTPLAVAVDNRIYGLIYLKDTVKPGMKERFEELRKMGIKTIMCTGDNPLTAATIAAEAGVDGFIAESTPENKIEVIRREQKEGKLVAMTGDGTNDAPALAQADVGLAMNSGTSAAKEAANMVDLDSDPSKIIEVVAIGKQLLMTRGALTTFSIANDIAKYFAIIPAMFTLAIPEMEVLNIMGLGSPSSAIISALIFNAIIIPLLIPLAMRGVSYKPMSSTRLLRRNIFIYGFGGVVVPFLGIKLIDMVVSLWI
- the kdpC gene encoding potassium-transporting ATPase subunit KdpC → MLNHESNQQSSISKTSYFISIVRLSAVFIILCGIVYPLASTALAQVFMPSQANGSLLKNSSGEVVGSELIGQSFTDPSLFQGRVSSINYKAEASGSNNYGPSNPDMLQRTSESIAQWKKDNPEVPISELPVDLITNSGSGLDPHISPAAARVQIPRISNLTGIPADQLEELIVKTTEGRDLGVFGEERVNVLKLNLALSELSAK
- a CDS encoding histidine kinase; amino-acid sequence: MAPYKRKSPEEILYSIYKLHRGRLKIIIGSVSGSGKTYHMLEEGKLLKQQGIDVVISAVSTMGRSETVQQLADLERIPSIHWWQGSKEQKDLPLETIIERNPEVVLVDGLAHRNRDGARFPTRLEDIRYLMDNGISIITTINVYELGGVGEIIFQMTGIRSEETVPLNTLELADEVRLIDVSPETILKRIDEGILGDQAHPAMSRRGNLGVLRELSLRLVAEGVNESLEKHREAEGLTGPSGATERILVSSQYHWNGSLYVRRGQQIAKRLNGDLRVVTFVLPNRKLTKDQQTFKRSIMKLVDRVEGKFEELPLDHIRQLPSVLVRYATQNNVTRIVMGHSKKSRWQEKWQGSIANQVLRKTRNIDVFLMADRVQQDGERILPVKSQSDSSEEPFHRLTRQELERKIETIRRGTFKVYIGAAPGVGKTYKMLQEGNLLLNRGIDVVIGLLETHGRKETQAQIGGLPLIPRARIPYQSTQLEEMDTEAIISRHPEVVLVDELAHTNVPGSQSGKRYEDVIRLLENGISVITTVNVQHLESLNDAVAQLTGVRVRETVPDAILKMAGEVELIDVTPQMLQERMREGKIYASDKVNQALESFFKLGNLIALRELALREIADDVDERLEAWDRDTSLRGPWSRREVIFVCVDLGPQAERLIRRGFRIAHRLKAEWYVNYVHCGAPLMDDEQKRLETLRHLTERLGGKMETAEAGSSGNFHEHLLSRINEVHTTQLIIGQSRRAVWQSFFKESFVHFLLRNARHMDMLIVADLRKC